In Dermacentor albipictus isolate Rhodes 1998 colony chromosome 6, USDA_Dalb.pri_finalv2, whole genome shotgun sequence, the following proteins share a genomic window:
- the LOC135916311 gene encoding leucine-rich repeat transmembrane protein FLRT1-like: MRANSTAQLRRAFGSGNATTREHNELWIQKTPVTSFPSDVLGNFKFYEVHLERNANLSSFTLDAFENFKQLLSVLSVYGNALRTFEFERVQQFPVLEALNMGDNQLSRIPANAFRSTSLRKLMLTGNPITHIGAKAFFGLPSLKYLLLSRTRLMTLGPHSLSIPRAHPELKIHVADGRISSIHPTAFDSTSPIVMNLSSNNLTVLERHPFGALVKRMLRNGRRLNRLPLLAIRGNPLTCRDCSYAWLIPYRFNSTMQSVLRGFRCADGSGLSTISARKIACKSSWNYMNVG; the protein is encoded by the exons ATGCGCGCCAACAGCACGGCTCAGCTGAGACGGGCCTTCGGGAGCGGTAACGCGACGACCCGAGAACACAACGAGCTGTGGATTCAGAAGACTCCCGTCACGTCGTTCCCGAGCGACGTGCTTGGAAACTTCAAGTTCTACGAGGTCCACTTGGAGCGCAACGCCAACCTCAGCTCCTTCACTTTGGACGCTTTCGAGAACTTTAAGCAGCTCCTAAGCGTGCTAAGCGTGTATGGGAACGCCTTGCGGACATTCGAATTTGAAAG GGTGCAGCAATTCCCGGTGCTGGAGGCTCTCAACATGGGCGACAATCAGCTATCCCGCATCCCGGCGAACGCGTTCCGTAGCACGAGCCTGCGGAAGCTCATGCTGACGGGCAACCCGATAACTCACATTGGTGCGAAGGCGTTCTTCGGCCTGCCCAGTCTCAAGTATCTGCTCCTCAGCCGCACGAGGCTCATGACACTGGGACCGCACTCGCTGTCAATACCGCGCGCTCATCCAGAGCTCAAG ATTCACGTCGCTGATGGTCGGATCAGCAGCATTCACCCAACCGCCTTCGACTCTACGTCTCCGATTGTGATGAACCTGTCTTCCAACAACCTGACCGTACTGGAAAGGCATCCGTTCGGAGCCCTCGTCAAACGCATGTTACGCAACGGCAGGCGACTGAATAGGCTGCCGCTCCTGGCCATCAGAG GAAATCCCCTGACTTGCCGTGACTGCTCCTACGCGTGGCTCATCCCGTACAGGTTCAACTCGACGATGCAAAGCGTTCTCCGGGGATTCCGGTGTGCTGATGGTTCGGGCTTGTCTACCATAAGCGCTCGAAAAATCGCCTGCAAGTCTTCGTGGAACTACATGAACGTCGGTTAA